The genomic interval GACGGAACAACGCAGTTCGCTGTCGATGGAATATTCGTCAAACTTGCCGCTCCGTACATCGCGACGAAATCTCCGGCAGCCGGATTGCCGCCGCTTGAAGCACTGAGGTGAACCACTGAATAGATATAATACGTGCCTTCATCCACATCGCTTATTGAATATGAAAAAGAAGAACCGGCAGCTGTTCCGCTGGTCGATTTGACAAAGCCGGTTGCCGGATCTTTATCGCTATCGATAAAAACAATCCAGGGTTTTCCGTCTACAGATTCCGGAAGAGTCACAGTTCCAGTTACTTCAACGCCCTTTTCCTCGTCAGTATCGCCGGCGACTGCATTGTCGCATCCAGAGAGGGTCAATCCGGTAAATGCAATGGCCAGAATCGCTGCGGCTCCCAGGCCGCGCAGGTTGATGGTCATATGTGATAGCCTGCTTAAGCTATAAAAATCAGTATAGCTTGAGGAAAAAACTTATCTATAAAAACAGACAAGAAATATCAAAAAATGTCCATTATCGTTAATTGATCAATGCTTAAAGGAATAAACTCAGTTACGCGCAGACGGCGGAAATGCTTTCGCTCGCGGCGAGAAAGACGCCGAGGAGGGCGGGATCGAAGTGCGAACCGGATTCTGAAAGAATGATGTCCAGGGCTTCTTCGTGTGAAACAGCTCTTTTGTAGGGCCGCTCGGACACGAGGGCTTCGTAGACGTCGGCTAGAGCGACGATGCGGGCGACAAGGGGAATGTCCTCACCCTTACGTCCCTCCGGGTATCCCGAGCCGTCCCATTTCTCATGATGAAAGAGCGCCATCTTCGACGCCAAAGCGCACAGGGAGAATGACTCGCAGTTCGGAAAGCTTTCCCGGATCAACCGCTCCCCTTCAAACGTATGAGCCTGCATTTCCTTTCGCTCAGCTGGAGTCAGGGGGCCGGGCTTCTGCAGTATGCTCGGAGAGAGCGTCCGCTTGCCCAGATCGTGCATCATTGAGGCAATGCAGATCATGTCCTCGGAGAACGATAACGATTTCCGCATAACGGGCGGAAGATGGTCGATGAAGGTTCTCACGAGGGCGCTGGTTCTGCGGACATGATGAACAGTCGCAGGATCGTCGTAGCCGGCCATGATAATCATAGTATCCAGTATTCCGGCGCACAATGATGGTTGAGAGAGATAATTCACCGCACCGGAAACTAAATCCGGGGAGTCGACTTCGTACAAGACGGTGACATGGGACATCGGCTGGCGGGGAAACGAATGGGGATACATGACGCAGCGCAAAGGCCGGCCGGTATCAGAGATGCTGAATACTTCATCCCGAACAACGAAACGCTTTTTTTTTCCATGCAGGGAACGTACGTCCTCTTTTATGTCTGAACGAAGATGCTGATGAACCAGAGTGTACCAGTTGCATGAAGGAATCTCGCGGAGTTGCAGATTTAAAAGCGCTGCCCACTGGTCGTTCGCCGCGAGCACCGATCCGGAAAGAGAATCGATGACCGCAAGACCCACGGAACTTCTCGGATCGGGTTCCGGAATTCCGATGTTAGTTGATTCATTCACCATCATATTTTAATCACACTATTCTATATAATGACAGCATATGTCAATAATTGCGAGAGAAAAGCTTTTCGGACAACACCAGAAAAATTGTATTAGTATACATTTTTTACAAATTTGAAAAGCATGGTTTACAACCAGGGTTTGAGAAATAAAGGACGAGGGGGTGGCGGAATGGTAATTTCCTATCTATACCTACCGGTAGGTATAGATAGGAAATTACCATGGAGACAGGGGCGGGCCGCGTCTGTAAACCGACAAACAGGGGACAGAGCACGAGAGTACAGTCGCAGCCGCCCCCCCTCCCAGGACTCTCCGACAACGACAGTCCGCATTGAAAGCTGAGGCGG from Teretinema zuelzerae carries:
- a CDS encoding HD-GYP domain-containing protein: MNESTNIGIPEPDPRSSVGLAVIDSLSGSVLAANDQWAALLNLQLREIPSCNWYTLVHQHLRSDIKEDVRSLHGKKKRFVVRDEVFSISDTGRPLRCVMYPHSFPRQPMSHVTVLYEVDSPDLVSGAVNYLSQPSLCAGILDTMIIMAGYDDPATVHHVRRTSALVRTFIDHLPPVMRKSLSFSEDMICIASMMHDLGKRTLSPSILQKPGPLTPAERKEMQAHTFEGERLIRESFPNCESFSLCALASKMALFHHEKWDGSGYPEGRKGEDIPLVARIVALADVYEALVSERPYKRAVSHEEALDIILSESGSHFDPALLGVFLAASESISAVCA